One part of the Lycium ferocissimum isolate CSIRO_LF1 chromosome 8, AGI_CSIRO_Lferr_CH_V1, whole genome shotgun sequence genome encodes these proteins:
- the LOC132068667 gene encoding probable UDP-N-acetylglucosamine--peptide N-acetylglucosaminyltransferase SEC, translating into MLSLQSDPRQQLLISRVSHDGVSVGDPRTDSSFPFYSESSSLSNVNNIKSELSREVDEDTLLTLAHQKYKGGNYKLALEHSKAVYERNPQRTDNLLLLGAIYYQLHDFDMCIAKNEEAIRVNPHFAECYGNMANAWKEKDNIDVAIRYYLIAIELRPNFADAWSNLAGAYMRKGRLSEAAQCCRQALALNPRLVDAHSNLGNLMKAQGLVQEAYNCYVEALRIQPTFAVAWSNLASLFMDAGDLNRALQYYKEAVKLKPKFSDAYLNLGNVYKALGMPQEAIMCYQRALLVRPDYAMAFGNLATVYYEQGNLEMAMLNYKRAITSDAGFLEAYNNLGNALKDAGRVEEAIHCYRQCLSLQPNHPQALTNLGNIYMEWNMMSAAAQCYKATLAVTTGLSAPFNNLAIIYKQQGNYADAISCYNEVLRIDPLAADGLVNRGNTYKEIGRVNEAIQDYMRAITIRPNMAEAHANLASSYKDSGNVEAAIKSYRQALMLRPDFPEATCNLLHTLQCICDWDDREKMFIEVEGILRRQIKMSVIPSVQPFHAIAYPLDPLLALEISCKYAQHCSVIAARFSLPPFSHPPPLPIKGGGRSGRLRVGYVSSDFGNHPLSHLMGSVFGMHDRENVEVFCYALSPNDGTEWRLRIQSEVEHFVDVSSLTSDVIARMINEDQIQILINLNGYTKGARNEIFAMQPAPIQVSYMGFPGTTGANYIHYLVTDEFVSPMRYSHIYSEKLVHLPHCYFVNDYKQKNCDVLDPSCQPRRSDYGLPEDKFIFACFNQLYKMDPEIFKTWCNILKRVPNSALWLLRFPAAGEMRVRAHAAAQGVQPDQIIFTDVAMKQEHIRRSSLADLCLDTPLCNAHTTGTDVLWAGLPMVTLPLEKMATRVAGSLCLATGVGEEMVVSSMKEYEEKAVSLALNRPKLQDLTNRLKAVRLGCPLFDTGRWVRNLERSYFKMWNLYCSGQHPQPFKVTENDMEFPYDR; encoded by the exons ATGTTGTCTCTGCAAAGCGATCCTCGGCAACAGTTATTGATCTCTAGGGTTTCACATGATGGCGTTAGTGTTGGCGATCCGAGGACTGATTCGTCTTTTCCCTTTTACTCTGAGTCATCGTCTTTGTCCAACGTTAACAACATCAAGTCCGAATTGTCTCGAGAAG TTGATGAGGACACACTTTTAACTCTTGCTCATCAGAAGTACAAAGGTGGAAACTATAAACTGGCTCTAGAGCATAGCAAGGCAGTTTATGAGAGAAATCCCCAACGCACTGATAATCTCCTTCTTTTGGGGGCCATATATTATCAA ttgcatgattttgatatgtgcaTTGCAAAAAATGAAGAAGCCATCCGCGTTAACCCACACTTTGCTGAGTGCTATGGAAATATGGCAAATGCTTGGAAG GAAAAAGACAATATCGATGTTGCAATACGCTATTATTTGATTGCAATAGAG CTGCGTCCCAATTTTGCTGATGCTTGGTCAAATTTAGCTGGTGCATATATGAGGAAAGGAAGGTTGAGTGAGGCCGCCCAATGTTGTCGTCAGGCTCTAGCTTTAAATCCTCGCCTG GTTGACGCACATAGCAATCTTGGGAATCTGATGAAAGCACAAGGTTTGGTGCAAGAG GCATACAATTGTTATGTGGAGGCACTACGCATACAACCTACATTTGCTGTTGCATGGTCCAATCTTGCTAGCCTCTTTATGGATGCTGGTGATCTTAACAGGGCATTGCAGTACTACAAG GAAGCTGTCAAGCTAAAACCAAAATTTTCAGATGCATATTTGAACCTGGGAAATGTGTACAAG GCTCTGGGAATGCCACAGGAGGCCATTATGTGTTACCAGCGTGCTCTCCTTGTGCGACCAGACTATGCTATGGCTTTTG GCAACTTAGCTACTGTGTACTACGAACAAGGTAACCTGGAAATGGCCATGCTTAATTACAAGAGAGCTATTACCAGTGATGCTGGATTCTTGGAGGCATATAACAATCTG GGTAATGCTCTGAAAGACGCTGGTAGGGTTGAGGAAGCAATTCACTGCTATCGT CAATGCCTCTCACTTCAACCTAATCATCCTCAAGCACTGACTAATCTTGGAAACATTTATATGGAGTG GAACATGATGAGTGCCGCTGCACAGTGTTACAAGGCAACTCTAGCTGTGACAACTGGGCTTTCAGCTCCTTTTAACAATTTAGCCATAATATACAAGCAGCAG GGTAACTATGCAGATGCCATATCTTGCTATAATGAGGTGCTCAGGATTGACCCCTTGGCAGCTGATGGACTAGTCAATAGAGGTAACACGTACAAGGAGATTGGTAGAGTTAATGAAGCTATTCAGGACTATATGCGAGCTATTACCATTAGACCAAATATGGCAGAGGCTCATGCAAATTTGGCGTCATCTTATAAGGACAG TGGCAATGTGGAAGCAGCTATAAAAAGCTATAGGCAAGCTTTAATGCTACGTCCTGACTTCCCAGAAGCAACTTGTAATCTTCTTCACACGTTACAG TGTATCTGTGATTGGGATGATCGAGAGAAGATGTTTATTGAAGTTGAGGGGATCCTGAGAAGACAGATTAAG ATGTCAGTTATCCCGAGTGTACAGCCTTTCCATGCAATTGCTTACCCTCTCGATCCACTGCTAGCTCTAGAAATCAG TTGCAAGTATGCCCAGCACTGTTCTGTAATTGCAGCTCGCTTCTCACTTCCTCCTTTCAGTCATCCTCCTCCATTGCCAATAAAGGGTGGTGGCAGGAGTGGTCGGCTTAGGGTTGG ATATGTGAGCAGTGATTTTGGCAACCACCCACTATCACATCTGATGGGTTCGGTGTTCGGCATGCACGACAGAGAAAATGTTGAG GTGTTCTGCTATGCTTTGAGTCCAAATGATGGCACTGAGTGGAGGCTTCGCATTCAGTCAGAAGTAGAGCATTTTGTTGATGTATCGTCCTTGACATCTGATGTGATAGCTAGGATGATCAATGAGGATCAAATACAGATCCTGATCAATCTTAATGGTTATACTAAG GGAGCCCGAAATGAGATCTTTGCAATGCAGCCTGCTCCCATCCAGGTTTCATATATGGGGTTCCCTGGAACCACTGGAGCTAACTATATACATTATTTGGTTACTGATGAg TTTGTATCACCCATGCGGTACTCACATATTTACTCAGAGAAGCTTGTCCATCTCCCTCACTGTTATTTTGTCAATGATTATAAGCAA AAAAACTGTGACGTGTTAGATCCAAGCTGCCAACCCAGGCGCTCAGATTATGGGCTGCCAGAGGACAAATTCATTTTTGCTTGTTTTAATCAGCTCTACAAGATGGATCCTGAGATATTTAAGACATG GTGCAATATTCTTAAGCGTGTACCAAACAGTGCTCTTTGGCTGCTCAGATTTCCAGCTGCAGGGGAAATGAGGGTTCGCGCAC ATGCTGCTGCACAAGGTGTGCAGCCAGACCAAATTATTTTCACAGATGTTGCGATGAAACAAGAGCACATCAGACGCAGCTCCTTGGCAGATCTTTGCCTCGACAC GCCACTTTGCAATGCACATACCACTGGAACGGATGTACTTTGGGCTGGTCTACCTATGGTCACCCTTCCCCTTGAGAAAATGGCAACTAGAGTTGCTGGTTCGTTGTGTTTGGCCACAGGGGTTGGTGAGGAGATGGTTGTTAGCAG TATGAAGGAGTATGAGGAGAAAGCAGTTTCACTGGCACTGAATCGTCCCAAGCTCCAAGATCTCACCAATAGACTCAAGGCTGTGCGCCTGGGTTGCCCTCTGTTTGACACAGGACGCTGG GTACGGAATCTGGAGCGGTCTTATTTTAAGATGTGGAATCTCTATTGCTCTGGCCAACATCCTCAGCCGTTCAAAGTGACAGAGAATGACATGGAATTTCCTTATGACCGCTAG